A region of Aliivibrio fischeri DNA encodes the following proteins:
- a CDS encoding NUDIX domain-containing protein, which produces MIPLSSSVVSGVALSKIDGEVKMLLMKRVKGGFWCHVAGSIEQGETGIDAIVREFKEETQIDVLNLYNAQYLEQFYEASVNVIQLIPVFVVMCPPEQTVVLNEEHTEYKWCSLEEALELAPFPNQHAVFKHVWSYFVEKPVNALYRVDVS; this is translated from the coding sequence ATGATCCCACTAAGTTCATCTGTCGTGTCTGGCGTGGCGTTATCAAAAATTGATGGCGAAGTTAAAATGCTACTCATGAAAAGAGTAAAGGGTGGCTTTTGGTGTCATGTTGCCGGCTCAATTGAACAAGGTGAAACGGGTATTGATGCAATCGTTCGTGAATTTAAGGAAGAGACTCAAATTGACGTTTTAAATTTATACAATGCTCAGTATCTAGAACAATTTTACGAAGCCAGTGTTAATGTTATTCAACTCATCCCTGTTTTTGTTGTGATGTGTCCACCAGAGCAAACGGTGGTGCTAAATGAAGAACATACCGAATATAAGTGGTGTAGTTTAGAAGAAGCGCTTGAGTTAGCTCCATTTCCAAATCAGCATGCAGTGTTTAAGCATGTGTGGTCGTATTTTGTAGAAAAGCCCGTTAATGCGCTTTATCGGGTAGATGTTAGCTAA
- a CDS encoding tetratricopeptide repeat-containing diguanylate cyclase — MNLRLLTASLISLILIIILSITFLSEDVSVHSTKESPSIKKAIELILNIQSARRGEHLDYLESVVSQHAKLKANKSETFYIEFLKGYIASANNQFDLAEKHFNHAQQYIYPALPSHVLSRFYYERSYIEIEQDQYERSKLSYQNAENLFNSNQDYSRAFISISLGRTYDLAHVEQGSLLSIQQAQKTLEFAQKIKYPEMENVYFILGLSYWNNNQTILGIDFKLKALNIYIEKKQYSDIVYTLTDIGIDYLFLKNYDEAIRQLTQALEYQNKNNNTEPDEAYYIVYKLYSAYLQINDMENAKYYLDEAARLLRIQKDSIVKENFQTNQLLLEAEYLSITGKAKEALMLLTQANERHKNGLSNSFYHFDVTLYNTYGKVYNHLGLYDDSIYHHTLAKKEIQQRKLFYLEDETYFYLYDAYQKQKDYQKAALYLAKSHAVKTKQLNDNNQAQTQFLLHSFDNKKKENRILQLERNASKIMFFSGFLLCILIVIAAFARILMNKNKEINALNLKLHDLSLTDGLTAVPNRRALELHLLENNQDLTVRSVMMIDIDYFKKYNDTYGHKKGDEALIAVAKALNESCKENDFLTRFGGEEFIIVMKNTNKAESIQMAEKIQACITSLSIPHESSDVSSFITLSIGITTYSINKEDDSNNEKAIIEADKALYYSKNNGRNQSNHFYDI, encoded by the coding sequence ATGAACCTTAGGCTTTTAACAGCTTCGCTGATTTCTCTTATTTTAATTATTATTCTTTCTATTACCTTTTTATCTGAAGATGTATCTGTACATTCAACTAAAGAATCACCTTCAATTAAAAAAGCCATTGAATTAATCCTTAACATTCAATCAGCTCGACGTGGTGAACACCTAGATTATTTAGAGTCTGTTGTCTCTCAACACGCCAAGTTAAAAGCAAACAAATCAGAAACCTTCTATATAGAATTTCTTAAAGGTTATATCGCCTCTGCAAACAATCAGTTTGATTTGGCTGAAAAGCATTTTAATCATGCTCAACAATACATCTACCCAGCACTTCCTTCGCATGTATTGTCTCGTTTTTATTATGAAAGAAGTTATATTGAAATAGAGCAAGATCAATACGAAAGATCGAAACTTAGCTACCAAAATGCAGAAAATTTATTTAATTCAAATCAAGACTATAGTCGTGCTTTCATTTCGATCTCATTAGGTCGAACGTATGATCTTGCACACGTAGAACAAGGCAGTTTACTCAGCATCCAGCAAGCCCAAAAAACACTCGAATTTGCACAAAAAATCAAATATCCAGAAATGGAGAACGTTTATTTCATCCTTGGCCTTTCCTATTGGAACAATAACCAAACCATTCTAGGCATTGATTTTAAATTAAAAGCGTTAAATATTTACATAGAGAAGAAACAGTATAGCGATATCGTTTACACCTTAACGGATATTGGTATCGATTATCTGTTTTTAAAAAACTATGACGAAGCGATTCGCCAATTAACGCAAGCACTTGAATATCAGAATAAAAATAACAACACAGAACCAGACGAAGCCTATTACATCGTATACAAACTATATAGTGCTTATCTTCAAATCAACGACATGGAAAATGCAAAGTATTATTTAGATGAGGCTGCTAGACTCCTAAGAATACAGAAAGACTCCATTGTTAAAGAGAATTTTCAAACAAACCAATTATTGCTAGAAGCTGAATACCTGTCGATTACAGGAAAAGCGAAAGAAGCACTCATGCTGCTAACTCAAGCTAATGAGCGCCATAAGAATGGACTTTCAAACAGCTTTTATCATTTTGATGTCACCTTATATAACACCTATGGCAAGGTATACAATCACTTAGGTTTGTATGATGACTCTATTTATCACCACACTTTAGCAAAAAAAGAAATTCAACAACGTAAACTCTTTTATCTAGAAGATGAAACGTATTTCTACTTATATGATGCTTACCAAAAACAAAAAGACTATCAAAAAGCGGCTTTGTATTTAGCAAAAAGCCACGCAGTAAAAACCAAACAGTTGAATGATAATAACCAAGCACAAACACAGTTTTTACTTCACTCTTTTGATAATAAAAAGAAAGAAAATAGGATTTTACAACTTGAAAGAAACGCTAGTAAGATCATGTTCTTCTCTGGTTTCCTTCTTTGTATTTTGATCGTTATTGCCGCTTTCGCCCGAATTTTGATGAATAAAAACAAAGAGATCAACGCACTTAATCTTAAATTGCATGATCTTAGCTTAACGGACGGTTTAACAGCAGTACCCAATCGCAGAGCATTAGAGCTTCATCTATTAGAGAATAATCAAGATTTAACGGTTCGCTCTGTCATGATGATAGACATTGATTACTTTAAAAAATACAACGACACCTATGGTCATAAAAAAGGTGATGAAGCATTAATCGCCGTCGCTAAGGCATTAAATGAAAGCTGTAAAGAAAATGATTTTCTTACAAGATTTGGCGGTGAAGAATTTATTATTGTGATGAAAAATACCAATAAAGCGGAATCAATACAGATGGCCGAAAAAATTCAAGCCTGTATTACTTCTCTATCTATTCCTCACGAGAGTTCTGACGTCTCTTCCTTCATCACTTTGAGTATTGGTATTACCACCTACTCTATTAATAAAGAAGATGATTCAAACAATGAAAAGGCGATCATCGAAGCTGATAAGGCGCTGTACTATTCTAAAAATAATGGCAGAAACCAGAGCAATCACTTTTATGATATTTAA